The Acanthopagrus latus isolate v.2019 chromosome 13, fAcaLat1.1, whole genome shotgun sequence genome contains a region encoding:
- the LOC119031975 gene encoding organic solute transporter subunit alpha-like produces MEETLNGTIHPACLQEPPLAIDVIRQMDVFDFSLYSMLTFMSCISLLLYLEQCVFIYKKLPTPKKTTLIWTSGAAPVIAVMSCFGMWIPRAVMITDMTSNCYFAVVVYKILVLMIEELGGTNSFLKRFTGETFLISTGPCCCCCRCLPRVPMSRRLLFWLKVGALQYAILKTVLSVVAVVLWTNGNFDLSDLEITGTAIWINPFIGVLTIISLWPVAIIFMNTNRYLRGLNMVPKYAMYQLVLVLSQLQTSIINILALDGTIACSPPFSSQARGSMLSQQMMIMEMFIICLVNRFLYRRTYDALPSEEQDNDQNAKFDELKVLEEHDV; encoded by the exons ATGGAGGAAACGCTCAACGGCACCATTCACCCCGCTTGTTTACAAGAGCCCCCGCTGGCTATCGACGTGATCAGGC AGAtggatgtgtttgattttagcCTCTACTCCATGCTCACCTTTATGTCCTGCATCTCCCTGCTGCTCTACCTGGAGCAGTGCGTCTTTATTTATAAAAAGCTGCCCACACCCAAGAAGACCACCCTCATTTGGACAAGCGGTGCAGCCCCA gTCATTGCCGTCATGTCTTGTTTTGGGATGTGGATCCCGAGGGCAGTCATGATCACAGACATGACCTCTAACTG TTATTTTGCAGTGGTGGTGTATAAGATCTTGGTCCTGATGATCGAGGAGCTGGGGGGCACCAACAGTTTCCTGAAGCGGTTTACTGGTGAAACCTTCCTCATCAGCACAggaccctgctgctgctgctgccgctgtttACCCCGCGTTCCCATGTCACG GCGGCTGCTATTCTGGCTGAAGGTGGGAGCTCTTCAGTACGCCATCCTAAAGACGGTGCTCTCTGTCGTGGCCGTGGTTTTGTGGACGAACGGCAACTTCGATCTCTCAGAc TTAGAGATCACCGGTACAGCCATTTGGATCAACCCATTCATCGGCGTTCTCACCATCATCTCCCTCTGGCCGGTTGCCATCATCTTCATGAACACTAACAGATATCTACGCGGCCTCAATATGGTGCCCAAGTATGCCATGTATCAA CTAGTGCTTGTATTGAGTCAGCTGCAGACGTCAATCATCAACATCCTGGCCTTGGATGGAACCATCGCCTgctcccctcccttctcctctcaaGCTCGTGGATCCA TGCTGAGTCAGCAGATGATGATCATGGAGATGTTCATCATATGTCTGGTTAATCGTTTCTTGTACCGTCGTACGTATGACGCACTCCCCTCCGAGGAGCAGGACAACGACCAGAATGCCAAATTCGACGAGCTGAAAGTTCTCGAGGAGCATGAcgtctaa
- the si:ch211-244c8.4 gene encoding APC membrane recruitment protein 2, whose protein sequence is MDVQTENMDPPPGESQSSGKIRKGFKLFGKRKPGNIFSIRSKGDGNNKSPVHRSKTLDGLSENAAPDSEQEPEKEKAQEVSQGEMEQAEEETLGEDGVLAAAHARTSISSASSAKSLSFLSLLRGGRRGVGDRRVQTVSQPTGRQRRGLKGLFGNVKFRSKDKEDKEEAPPSPLLMSSRANSVEIIKEDLTLTPKSHPRSLESPKSEICEPVTGEDSAATTPSETVAPQDNVSKTNEHVPPLPTSEPPMVPGDKSLSSLLADISSLLTFDSISGGGDIMADVEAEWGKASSAISAEVSPSSTSLFSKPAVSSSLTSASVRTAVAAKPSPVAIPATASTKSFTPLTKTTPSSSPVAKPSTIITTLTKTSTLTTHTVKLSSDCTPAPEPPISIQIKSTPTAAKASTTPVMTSFAPRMSSFSTTTASTLSTTSTATTAPPNTPATVVKAPSISPTLTSTAGKLASEIAAPPQIVASVIKPSPVAVSPPAPAKPPHVTPGPPTPVALTQPPPAKLDSASNVNLQTFTSYKPYLSSAAGESKAPVTVSPTCMVTTKPSSPAPVISAKMTTFSTSTTASGLASAALSKPVLTSSPMGLNQTPPSLVTVPHPCPSTTTTTKTQPSLASVPTLSSTSADKIPPTTKPAPASLDKMPLAPSATPVPTTHAVVSTASSTPPAPGQITVSQFKAPPSHAQIPISLSKEPPAPVQIQVSLPKVLPAQAQIPIPESKEQPAPAQIPMSVSKEQPAPAQIPIPVSKEQPALGQIPMSVSKEQPAPAQIHVSQSKTPPAPAQIPISVSKDPPAPAQIQVSQSKAPPVPGQIPIAVSKDPPAPAQIHVSQTKTPPAPAQIPISVSKDPPAPAQIQVSQSKAPPVPAQIPVPVTKDPPAPARIPAPASSDLPASAQIQISQSKASVAPTSATCPVTPPPSTPAPWSSTAPAKMRGSGQASVDGQLDSPQVPRGAQTVLSKTDELHNESRTSLQESSKERRPPQVKSSGLSKIPVVGGSRSGKIPVRESHHADDEANRDPPTPVFEEERPHFNSHDASSKDKISDVGAFVPTSKHTQEESQQPKVPTSLPRDSKIPVKHGAQSHTASQIPQAREPPRTKIPVSKVPVRRVGGKPAATGGSTQIRK, encoded by the coding sequence atggaTGTACAAACGGAGAACATGGACCCCCCGCCTGGTGAATCCCAGTCGAgtggaaaaatcagaaaaggATTCAAGCTGTTTGGCAAGCGCAAGCCAGGTAACATTTTCTCTATTCGCAGCAAAGGGGATGGGAACAACAAGTCACCTGTTCACAGGAGCAAAACACTGGATGGACTATCGGAGAATGCTGCGCCAGATTCGGAGCAGGAGCCGGAGAAGGAAAAGGCTCAGGAGGTGAGTCAGGGAGAGATGGagcaggctgaggaggagacgcTCGGCGAAGATGGCGTTCTGGCTGCCGCCCATGCTCGCACCTCCATTTCTTCAGCCAGCTCAGCCAAGTCCCTCAGCTTCCTGTCGTTGCTGAGGGGTGGCCGGAGAGGAGTGGGGGACCGGAGAGTCCAAACCGTGTCCCAGCCAACGGGTCGGCAACGTCGCGGGCTGAAAGGTCTCTTTGGCAATGTTAAGTTCCGATCAAAGGATAAAGAGGACAAGGAGGAAGCCCCTCCGAGCCCGCTTCTCATGTCGTCCCGTGCCAACAGTGTGGAAATCATCAAAGAGGACCTCACCCTCACCCCCAAGTCCCATCCACGCTCTCTGGAAAGCCCAAAGTCTGAGATCTGTGAGCCTGTCACCGGAGAGGACAGTGCAGCCACGACCCCATCAGAGACTGTAGCTCCCCAGGACAATGTGAGTAAAACTAATGAGCATGTGCCGCCTTTACCCACCTCTGAACCACCCATGGTACCCGGTGATAAAAGCCTAAGCTCATTGCTGGCagacatctcctctctcctgaccTTTGACTCGATCTCAGGAGGTGGAGACATCATGGCTGATGTGGAGGCTGAGTGGGGAAAAGCCAGCAGTGCCATCAGTGCTGAAGTGTCGCCATCGTCCACATCTCTTTTCTCCAAACCCGCCGTCTCCTCTTCACTGACCTCTGCGTCTGTCAGAACTGCTGTTGCAGCAAAACCCTCTCCTGTAGCCATCCCCGCAACAGCCTCGACCAAATCCTTCACTCCTCTGACTAAGACAACTCCATCCTCGTCTCCTGTTGCCAAGCCGAGCACCATCATCACAACGCTGACCAAAACTTCCACTCTGACTACTCACACAGTCAAACTGAGCTCGGACTGTACTCCAGCTCCTGAGCCTCCCATCagcattcaaattaaatcaactcCCACCGCAGCAAAAGCCTCAACTACTCCTGTAATGACAAGCTTCGCTCCAAGAATGTCTTCCTTTTCTACGACAACCGCATCCACACTGAGCACCACCTCTACTGCCACCACAGCCCCGCCGAACACCCCGGCCACTGTGGTCAAGGCTCCCTCAATTAGTCCAACTCTTACCTCTACAGCTGGCAAACTGGCTTCAGAGATTGCAGCCCCCCCTCAAATTGTTGCTTCAGTAATTAAACCTAGCCCTGTAGCTGTGTCACCCCCTGCGCCAGCTAAACCTCCACATGTGACCCCTGGCCCTCCCACTCCCGTTGCTTTAACCCAACCTCCACCTGCTAAATTGGATTCAGCTAGCAACGTGAACCTGCAAACTTTCACTTCCTACAAACCTTATCTAagttcagctgcaggagaaTCTAAAGCCCCGGTTACAGTATCACCAACCTGTATGGTTACAACCAaaccctcctctcctgcaccgGTTATCTCCGCCAAGATGACGACATTTTCCACATCAACTACAGCCTCAGGCTTGGCATCTGCGGCCCTTTCCAAGCCTGTACTTACCTCTAGCCCAATGGGCTTAAATCAGACCCCTCCCTCCCTTGTAACTGTCCCACATCCTTGTCCTTCCACTACAACGACAACTAAAACCCAACCCAGCCTTGCATCTGTCCCAACTCTGTCTTCAACTTCTGCAGATAAGATTCCTCCTACGACTAAACCTGCACCGGCCTCTTTAGATAAGATGCCCCTGGCTCCCTCAGCGACTCCAGTCCCTACCACTCATGCTGTGGTTTCAACAGCATCCTCAACACCTCCTGCTCCAGGTCAGATCACAGTCTCTCAATTTAAAGCCCCTCCCTCCCATGCTCAGATCCCGATTTCTTTATCTAAGGAGCCACCTGCTCCTGTTCAGATTCAAGTTTCTTTACCTAAAGTTCTGCCTGCCCAAGCCCAAATCCCAATACCTGAATCTAAAGAGCAGCCTGCCCCTGCTCAGATCCCAATGTCTGTATCTAAAGAGCAGCCTGCTCCTGCTCAGATCCCAATACCTGTATCGAAAGAGCAGCCTGCTCTTGGTCAGATCCCAATGTCTGTATCTAAAGAGCAGCCTGCTCCAGCCCAAATTCATGTTTCTCAGTCTAAAACCCCTCCCGCCCCTGCTCAAATCCCAATTTCTGTGTCAAAAGATCCCCCTGCTCCTGCCCAAATTCAAGTCTCTCAATCAAAAGCTCCCCCCGTCCCTGGTCAAATCCCAATTGCTGTGTCAAAAGATCCCCCTGCTCCAGCCCAAATTCATGTTTCTCAGACTAAAACCCCTCCCGCCCCTGCTCAAATCCCAATTTCTGTGTCAAAAGAtccccctgctcctgctcaAATTCAAGTCTCTCAATCAAAAGCTCCCCCCGTCCCTGCTCAGATCCCAGTTCCTGTAACTAAGGATCCTCCTGCCCCTGCTCGTATCCCAGCTCCTGCATCTTCTGACCTTCCGGCTTCTGCACAGATCCAAATTTCTCAATCTAAAGCCTCTGTTGCACCTACCTCTGCCACTTGCCCTGTCACCCCTCCTCCTTCTACCCCTGCACCTTGGTCAAGCACGGCACCAGCTAAGATGAGAGGAAGTGGACAAGCATCGGTGGATGGTCAACTGGATAGTCCACAGGTGCCCAGGGGGGCCCAGACAGTGCTGTCCAAAACAGATGAACTGCACAATGAGTCACGAACAAGCCTCCAGGAATCCTCCAAGGAAAGGAGGCCACCGCAAGTAAAGTCATCTGGACTTAGCAAAATACCTGTAGTTGGAGGGAGCAGATCAGGCAAAATACCTGTCCGGGAAAGCCACCATGCTGACGATGAAGCAAACAGGGACCCACCGACTCCTGTCTTTGAAGAAGAGAGGCCCCATTTCAACTCACATGACGCATCAAGCAAAGATAAAATCAGTGATGTTGGGGCTTTTGTGCCCACCTCAAAACACACCCAGGAGGAGAGTCAGCAGCCCAAGGTCCCCACCAGTTTACCGCGTGACTCAAAGATCCCTGTGAAGCACGGAGCACAGTCTCACACCGCCTCGCAAATCCCTCAAGCTAGAGAGCCCCCACGCACCAAGATCCCCGTGTCCAAGGTTCCTGTCCGCAGGGTTGGTGGTAAACCTGCAGCTACGGGTGGCAGCACCCAGATACGAAAATAA
- the phldb2a gene encoding pleckstrin homology-like domain family B member 2: MNSMLPQRSAVATLGYGSDCVKIEHSGSGSVGGTVLRGSRSKAELQDLMETLQRRKSALEASLRAAECSRKYLGVPGSQSSRPLSVLSNSDRPPSASRTFSYMTSSSVPPSPRQGERQLNPNGLLRHSHSRHQSQDSLLLTSATDGSSLLSSYGQPLPRSPRVKSGAASVPSSPRMGRRLYSQGKAGGDSRQRKYSTGSLNSLGLHSRSLPRLHNAADPPALSLPSRHSVGFHRGVGSAGPRRSLSSLEQPPDVTVPASMPSTPRRASLASLSSLGIDMDGAGLDLSFGERRLSFGKGGLGAGQRVGSISSLNGKEELRDYHQHQRDERLREQKVQRLECQRLETILNLCTELGHVEREPAGSAVSDLQKINKELEKLQVSDDESVFSDSPSSTAPESCFGGKARDFQLAEEQQVSQRQQTLYRDARSHSPAISLNSSAPSPSTHHRAKVLESMQLKQEVTQIEEERIQVLNNIEELEQKIKDLDNQMEESVREMEVECALLEGEQGSEVAQLQREKELLDQLKQKIHSSEKKSHTEKSQETEEQTQSLEDLEFQKLEKEINQGEEKETQNQELLREMAEYQRLTVTRKERIMTLKKQSSQITLQAQQERENFQREKNNLLVMLQKEREKLASLEGKYAELSEGQTFSNNPGAITEHLQSLKERRRSSGGKENSSQPADSLPHKRSQQLLTSYGRSLGRTLPPKGHLPLSQSSSCGSVIPPGFSFSPRDLSTRRMTKTSNSHTHMNEDRQRRSDFCSRMVSEPNVFLESFSYPDNSQASDTVSVDSSDSLETSFSACSPDNISSASTSNMAKIEEMERLLREAQVEKQRLLEYREREMEMRRQALEEERRRREELEKRLQEETSRRQRLVEREVKLREKQRSQSRLLTRYLPVRKDDFDLHGHIEAAGHNPDACFHLAITDKTCRGFLVKMGGKIKTWKKRWFVFDQNRRTLTYYADKHETKMKGVIYFQAIEEVYYDHLKNAHKSPNPSLTFSVKTPDRVYYMVAPSPEAMRIWMDVMVTGAEGHMHFMV, translated from the exons ATGAACAGCATGCTTCCTCAAAGGAGCGCCGTCGCCACTCTGGGCTACGGCTCAG ACTGTGTGAAGATCGAGCACAGCGGCAGTGGCTCGGTGGGTGGGACGGTGCTGAGGGGCTCCCGCTCTAAGGCAGAGCTACAGGACCTGATGGAGACGCTTCAGCGCAGGAAGAGTGCCCTGGAGGCCAGCTTGAGGGCAGCTGAGTGCAGCCGGAAGTACCTCGGCGTACCTGGATCCCAGTCATCCAGGCCACTGTCCGTCCTCAGCAACAGCGACCGGCCTCCGTCTGCCTCCAGAACTTTCTCCTACATGACCAGCAGCAGCGTTCCTCCATCGCCTCGCCAAGGCGAACGCCAGCTGAACCCCAACGGCTTGCTCCGCCATTCCCACTCTCGCCACCAGTCACAAGACAGTCTGCTCCTCACCAGCGCAACAGATGGgagctctctgctctcctcctaTGGGCAGCCCCTACCTCGTTCTCCCAGGGTCAAAAGTGGAGCAGCCAGTGTGCCGTCAAGCCCTCGCATGGGTCGCAGGCTCTATTCTCAGGGCAAAGCTGGAGGAGACTCCCGGCAGAGGAAGTACTCCACCGGCTCCCTCAACAGCCTGGGGCTGCACAGCCGCTCTCTGCCACGGCTTCACAACGCTGCCGACCCCCCTGCTCTGTCGCTACCATCTCGGCACTCAGTGGGCTTCCACAGAGGAGTGGGCTCAGCAGGGCCGCGACGTagtctctcctctctggagCAGCCTCCAGATGTGACAGTACCGGCCAGCATGCCCAGCACCCCCAGGAGGGCCAGCCTGGCCTCTCTGAGCTCCCTGGGCATCGACATGGATGGTGCAGGTTTAGATTTGAGCTttggagagaggaggctgtCCTTTGGGAAGGGCGGGTTGGGTGCGGGACAGAGGGTGGGCAGCATCAGCTCTTTGAATGGcaaagaggagctgagagaCTATCACCAGCACCAGAGGGATGAACGACTCAGGGAGCAGAAAGTGCAAAGACTG GAGTGCCAGCGTCTAGAGACCATCTTAAACCTGTGCACTGAGCTGGGCCACGTGGAGCGAGAGCCCGCCGGCTCAGCTGTTTCTGACCTGCAGAAGATCAATaaggagctggagaagctgcaggtgTCAGACGATGAGTCAGTGTTCTCCGACTCCCCGAGCAGCACCGCTCCGGAGAGCTGCTTCGGGGGCAAAGCCAGAGACTTCCAGCTCGCCGAGGAGCAGCAGGTCAGCCAGCGTCAGCAGACCCTCTACAGAGACGCCAGATCCCACTCGCCTGCTATCAGCCTGAACAGCAGCGCTCCCTCACCCTCCACCCACCACAGAGCCAAA GTTTTGGAGAGCATGCAGCTGAAACAGGAGGTAACGCAGATAGAGGAAGAGAGGATTCAGGTGCTGAACAACAtagaggagctggagcagaagaTCAAAGACCTGGACAACCAGATGGAGGAGTCGGTCCGAGAG atggaggtggagtgtGCCTTGCTGGAGGGAGAACAGGGGTCGGAGGTGGcccagctgcagagagaaaaggaacTTCTGGACCAGCTTAAGCAGAAGATTCATAGCAGTGAGAAGAAGAGTCACACTGAGAAGTCACAG GAGACTGAGGAGCAGACACAAAGTTTGGAGGATTTAGAGTTTCAGAAGCTGGAGAAAGAAATTAAtcagggagaggagaaagagactCAGAACCAGGAGCTGCTGCGTGAGATGGCAGAGTATCAGCGTCTTACCGTCACACGCAAG GAAAGAATCATGACGCTGAAGAAACAGTCGTCACAGATTACTTTACAGGCTCAGCAAGAAAGAGAGAACttccagagagagaaaaacaatttgCTGGTCATGCTTCAGAAG gagagagagaaactggcATCTCTGGAAGGAAAATATGCAGAGTTGTCTGAGGGGCAGACGTTCTCTAACAACCCTGGAGCCATCACAGAG CACTTGCAATCTCTGAAGGAAAGGAGACGAAGCAGCGGTGGCAAAGAAAACTCCTCCCAGCCGGCCGACAGCCTACCTCACAAGAGGAGTCAGCAGCTCCTCACGTCTTACGGCAGATCCCTGGGACGCACACTCCCTCCCAag GGCCACCTTCCTCTGTCCCAAAGCTCCAGCTGTGGCAGCGTCATCCCACCAGGCTTCAGCTTCTCCCCTCGGGATCTGAGCACCCGCCGCATGACCAAGA CAAgcaacagccacacacacatgaatgaggacagacagagaagaagcgACTTCTGCAGCAGGATGGTCTCCGAGCCCAACGTGTTCTTGGAGTCCTTCTCGTACCCGGACAACAGCCAGGCCTCAGACACTGTCAGCGTGGACAGCTCTGACAGCCTGGAGACCAGCTTCTCCGCCTGCTCCCCAGACAACATCTCCAG tGCAAGTACATCCAACATGGCGAAGATTGAGGAGATGGAGCGGTTGCTAAGAGAGGCCCAGGTTGAGAAACAGAGGCTCCTGGAGTATCGG GAGCGTGAGATGGAGATGCGCCGGCaggctctggaggaggagcgCAGGAGAagggaagaactggagaaacGACTGCAAGAGGAGAcgagcaggagacagagactCGTAGAGAGAGAAGTGAAGCTCAGGGAGAAACAAAGATCGCAG TCCCGGCTGCTGACGCGCTACCTCCCTGTAAGGAAAGACGACTTTGATCTTCACGGCCATATCGAGGCAGCTGGACACAACCCAGACGCCTGCTTTCATCTGGCCATCACTGATAAAACCTGTCGAGGATTCCTGGTCAAAATGGGCGGCAAGATCAAGACCTGGAAGAAACGCTGGTTTGTCTTCGACCAGAATCGCAGGACGCTCACCTACTACGCAG ACAAACACGAGACCaaaatgaaaggagtcatttactTCCAAGCCATAGAGGAGGTGTACTATGACCATTTAAAGAACGCACACAAA AGCCCCAACCCCTCGCTGACCTTCAGTGTGAAGACCCCTGATCGGGTGTACTACATGGTGGCTCCGTCGCCTGAGGCCATGCGTATCTGGATGGATGTTATGGTTACGGGCGCTGAAGGACACATGCATTTCATGGTGTAA